Sequence from the Helianthus annuus cultivar XRQ/B chromosome 13, HanXRQr2.0-SUNRISE, whole genome shotgun sequence genome:
tccaagagttcccaggtaagaatgattggtccgattatgtggatttgtacgaacactctagccttagacagaaaactcagagtacaggcgtCCACCCTTCcggattgcacgtgttcacattataagacctaaactttgacgggatcttgaaaactttgaaggttcaaaaccatataataaatcatcctagaacagatgattagttttcaaagcagattcaaaatttatgttcttattgtggttgtcacttaaggataagtgacagtatcgttttaaaactaaacaccagataacttgtgttagggtcctaggaaggttatagtctaggtcaaagcattactaataacctaattccctataaccattggctctgatacaaacttttctgtcacacccgaccacgtaaaacaacaaaacgtggcggaaacgtcggggagtgttgtaacagaatcattgtttcacaaccatggattaaacaatttcgttttattgaattaaatgtattacattacattggaatttgaaacaaaacataaacaaatagtctttcattgttattaagtcactaaggcctagtccattcctatgtgagcgtacacaaatatcatcatcaatcatcatcaactatggtacctgaaacacatgtgaaaatacgtcaacAAAAAAATGCcgacgagtacataggttttatgtgagtgtcagattcatggctcgttttacatgttgcaatacttatttaaaaactttgttttgaaaagtatggtattgcgacataattaaccaactcaaataaAATaggatatgatttataaaatctcgtagccatgattcttaactccaaaacatttgttttatgaaatcaaattgtaaaacatatagtagaaactcgttaacaaaactcgtatggtttatattattcagaaaacatcattgtgtgacattgtttcaaaatcgtttacccaagtgatctagataacgcaacgatatataatgtgttaaagcacttatatataggaagtaccagcggcgtatccaccatgcttttaacacattacacctgccccgttacctaatcacttccctaacccaatggtTCAGACAGTTACAAATGGCTCACATatgtcaaatggttacaaatggttcatatCAATCAAATGATTACAGATGGTTCACATACATCCAACGATTACAAATGGTTCTCATAcatcccatgattacaaatggttcCCAGACAtcgaatggttacaaatggttcacatcattgagtggttacaaatggttctcaTAAATCAgaggttacaaatggttcaaacagttcaaaatgtaaaacaatgggctagcatgttaagtgaacatacatagcaaaacataatgaaatcatgtactaatagtgtactaatgaacatagcaagtatatgatacaaaaacatggaaagcatgaaagtaacaagtaggcacacgtgtttcaccccaaaacgtttgaaaaacagtaaatgAGGGGACTATgcactcacttgagggtgcttagaagtcttgaacaacaacaaagcaaagctagagggatcacagaatcaaacggcacctaatataggtaaactatgttaataaacggacctaatcggaggatcgggtagcatgagggttcgtaaaccaaatgagtgtaagaactcatgaaatatggtttaacaaagcctacatacttaAACGAAACCTAtgctaagtgcttacggcccattacgactcgttaagatagcttacgctactttaacgcgtcgttcgcgtaaaacgcgttcggaacgcctaactagtcctatgacaagtattatatgccttaacatgtctagtaatgttacctaatcagtttagatgtcaaaatttaggttacatatgcttaaaatgaatttttgcgcaaaaagggcattttggtaattttcctaaggcatataaattacctatcatgccactaactaaacgaagtgatcataaggtataacctcggaaggttattccctatacaactatggtcactaaacatgtttggttggatcctaatgatcgaccaaacgggtctagttcgaaagtctatgcggttgtttagaccgcttgacttacgactctacataagcactaaacctaaagtgacgagctaaacatgttaaaacatgtttaacaaagttagaaaaataggtttggtatcaaaacaaacggttttgatacctaaaagtagtttggttacaaaatacgcaagaatacgcattttggccgaaactacgactcaccactatgcctagataacgtggtaatcagtaggtatagtcataagagactaaaaccatcgtgattacgctcacgttatgaagttcaaacgaacttcgtattgaccataaactggtcaatgtagaaagtcaaacaaagtttgactttcacgctaaaaatgcataaaagaacgaaagaggacttacaaaaggtccaaggaGGTTTGATCCAATTTATTCTTAGGTATGAAGTGCaagacttcaacttagagaatgaaaatcagatcaaatgtgagtttGAGGGCAAAGGGGGTGGGGTTTATATAGTTTTTGgacaaccgttaagatcgttcatcgtaaaacgagcttcgatctcatccgtacacatgtgctcatggttttgtgaaaccatgggagcccctattttcattaaaaccatgtgcaaatgaggggaacaactggaacaagctggaatttagatttttcattttggtcccttcctaagataactatggcagaatgtcaattttggtccctgaatgttcaaaacatggtttttgatgcatttttgacacgtttaagccccgttaatcccatttcaaggctctaaaattaagttaaagtatagggaaaaTGAAacgtgctcaaaaatatctcggatgtcggttcgtttggtcgtacggttgcgttgttcggttaattacgacgaaacacgaacgaatgcgaaaaacgatccaaattacgtgacgaatggaattttatcatgccaatcactagaataaaatattttaatgattacataaagttttggatgtccggatgtattcagaacgtaagatatgcgcaaaaatgcaaacttatgcactttttgacgcttttagtccctgaatgaccaaaaagtttattttagcacaccgaacccctcaaagcctatttctaagatatgtaaaggatatttagggtatgtttaacttatggtcatgttccggaatgttcgttacagtacaaatcggcatactttcgcagttttgtcgaaattagtccctataaacgaataaacttgatttcgccacaccaaaccctccaaaacttatttctaagttatgtaaaggttatttaaggtatgttaagactatttcactattccggagtgtttgttgcattaaactggttatatttgtgcattagtgcgcgtataaccttccagaaaacgatttaaagcttgaaatcgaacaagaattgatatgtgcaaaagatacacatatttatacaaatccaaagtatgaaatacaatatttcattggtttggtatttgtttgatggtcgcagaggcaTAGGTGTCACAAGTTGGAACCGTTTTGGGTGCTAGGTGTCGATTTAGGGTTGAAACGGAGCTCGAAAACGGAACGAGTAGGGTGAAACACGAAAAGAATGACGGTCTACTAGGTGTCATGTAACATCCGGCCCCTCTCATCACCAATATTGTCTGCTCTGCCCCCGATGGGTTGCCCATCCAAGAACTCACAGATTTGTTTTTGGTTGCTCATTTGGAGACTTCCCAGGAGGTCACCCATCCTGGTACTACTTCCACTTCCACCTAAGCACGCTTAACTATGGAGTTTTCATGTGCTCCACAGCCAACTAAGCCCAAAATGCGTTGGTGATTTAAGAGGCAGGGCATTCCTTAAGAACCGAGGATCTCTCCTGGCCACGGCCGATGTGGGATTACCTAGGGTGTCACAATGGTCCTGTTAATCTTTCAATAGTCAGTATTCGTATTGTTACAATCACCCCCCTTAGGGACTCATCGTCCTCGATGAGGTTTGCCCCATCATCCCGAACGGTACAggagtggctctgataccatttgtaaCATTCGGCCCCTCTCATCACCAATATTGTCCGCTTTGCCCCCGATGGGTTGCCCATCCAGGAACTCACATATTTGTTTTTGGTTGCTCCTGTGGAGACTTCCCTGGAGGTCACCCAACTTGGTACTACTTCCACCTGAGCACGCTTAACTCTGGAGTTTTCATGTGCTCCACAGCCAACTAAGCCCAAAACACGTTGGTGATTTAAGAGGAAGGGCATTCCTTAAGAACCGAGGATCTCTCCTGGCCACGGCCGATGTGGGATTGCCTAGGGTGTCACAATGGTCCTGTTAATCTTTCGATAGTCATTATCCGTATTGTTACATGTCAGCATCGCCGACGCCCGTGTGACTGTTGACGCGGGGCTGAAACGGGTTACGTCGTCGCCGACGCGACTGGACGCCGGTGACGACGCTAGTCATCCGAATTTTGTTGTTTTTCGCGTTTTGTAGTTTCCGGACCCCCTTAGACCTGTTCCAAGGCCCTGTTAAACTATTGGAACGTTCTGTAAAGCTAACAAAACCTATAAATCTAATTCACATCATACTAAAATGTCTCGAAATTAAAATCTTGTATGATTAGAAAGTTATAAACGTGAAAGACTACGGGTTTTCAACCCTATGATAGAAAGTATGCGTAATGTGATCCTTAGGGATCGTTGTTATTAAGAATGAAGGGTGTGAAATGTAGAATGTTGTGATGACATAAAGTACGAAGAATGAAAAGTAGAATGTTCAAATGAAATGAGACATGTGGACATGATGTAAATTACTACGATAGAATGAGACATGTAAAATAAAGTATAGAATGTTATGTGGAATAACAATGTGAGAAATTAATTTGAGTATGTTTGTGTAGATGGCGGACGAAGGAGatactaatgctaacagattagCACGACAAGAAGAAATAAACAAGCTGGTTGCAGAGGAAGTGGGAAAGGCTTTACAAGCCAACCTTCCTCGCATTGTTCAAGAGGTAGAAAGTCATGTGTTGGAGGTAGTGGAGACGATGATGACATGCAAGATGGATGAGTCAAAGGGTTTTATAGGGGAAGTTCAACTTGCATCAAAAAAGGGAATACGTCGGTGCacgtacaaggaattcatggaGATAGACCCGGTAGAATGTCAAAGGTGGATCTCCAACATAGAAGGGGTATTCATTAGAAGTCGGTGCGAGAAGGAAGATGAAGTAATGTTTGCTACGGGTCAAATTTGATGCCAAGCAAAGGATTGGTGGGATGCTTATAGCAAGGAGTTGGGCGAGGATAAGCTTGCAACCCTAACATAGCAAGAATTCAAGGAACCTTTCTTAAGATACCACTGCCCACAATCGGCTATAGACCGGATTCAAGAGGACTACTTGCTTCTTCGATAGAAGGGAGAAAACATTGAGGAAATCACCAACATCTTTCTTGACAAGATGAAGTTTTGTCAAGACCTAGAGAGGTCGGAGAGGATGAAAATCAACATATGCTATGACATGTTAAGGGCTGAATTTAGGGAGTTCATCACTCTCTCGAAGTGCGAAACGTTGAACGAATTAATAAACTGTGCGAGAGAAAGGAAGATAGAATTGAAGTGATATGAGGAGCGTGGGGAGAAAAGACAAATATAAAGAAACACCAACCCAAGCCCATCCAAAAGACCGAGGTCCAACGACCATGTAATCTTTTGAAATTATAATCTTATTAAATATTATCAGAATACTTTTTTTATAATTTGAAATATAATCTATAGTCTTTTAAATTTTgaaagagtaaactgctaaaatcatccctgaggtttgactcaaattgctagatcagtccaataTCAACTTTTTTTGCGGAAACAGTCCCTGAGgctagtttctgttgctatttcagtccaataaattaacaccgttagaacctccgttaatgaatgggtaaaactgctaaatttatccctaaggtttgattcaagttgctagatcagtccaaaatcaagttttttgaatttgttaattataaacttatttaggtatataatttttctagacttgcattaattttttgaatttgttaattataaacttatgtagattataaacttatttaggcatataatttttctagacttgcattaattttttgaatttgttaattataaacttatgtagattataaacttatttaggtatataaatcattaatatcacaagattataaacttatttaaggcgggtccagttatatttatgttcgttgaataaatcattaatatcacaagagaaaaaaaatggtaaatgacaggttcttaatgcatcaatacttgtaccaaatgcattatatattttcttaaatgtctTAAAATTTAAGATAAATTATAAATCTAacctaaatatataatttaaatttgtgtttagttataaaaatataaacagaaTGTAGCTCTTTTGGAGAGCACAATTTTATTTGACCTGTCTTAAACACTGGTTTGACCTGAACCCGTTTTGACTCAAACCAAAATAATCCTTTTTATGAGACTTGTTCTGGCACGACATGTTGTCCGACCTCACCTGAATGATAAGTATTAATAAATAAGAAACCAGTTAATTAAgtagaaaaaatgaataaaagaactttataatacaaatattaaattaaaataattgataaatattaaacattaaatattacgaattaaataaaaacaaataaaaattatgttaatttctttatatttaaatttacatataatgtttgcatttttcataactaaatattgtttaaattaagtgttgtcttatttaaatccttaaataaatactaaatatttacatggtaacaacaacaacaacatcaaaataAAATCAGTATTTAAGGCTGGGCCGGTTAAATTACACTCTTTAAAAAAGctacatttatatttttaaaactaattttatttaaattaaattaagtgttattttatttaaatacttaagtatataattagtaaacatttaatgataataataataataataataataataataataataataataataataataatcaaaatatctaacaaataatttttcaaaataactaacaaaaggattttttctcttgtgatattaatgattcatatacctaaataagtttataatctaaataagtttataattaacaaattcaaaaaattaatgcaagtctagaaaaattatatacctaaataagtttataattaacaaattcaaaaaacttgattttggactgatctagcaacttgaattaaacctcagggacgaatttagcagttttacccattcattaacggagattctaacggtgttaatttattggtctgaaatagcaacagaaactaggctcagggactgttttaacaaaaaaaagttgattttggactgatctagcaatttgagtcaaaccacagggacgattttagcagttTATTCAATTTGAAATATAGTCTTATACTATTTTAAAAAGTTggattattagtttttattaaaataCGACTTAAAACATAATATAAATTTGGATTAATTGCTTCTTTTCATATGTGTATAAGTCAAGGGGTTTTTTAATCAAAATTACTATTTGGATTCGAATCTTAGGattttattttcaaataaattaTACCAATCAAAGTACTCCCTTTTGTACAAAACCTTACATATATAGCAACTCCTTCCATTCATAATGAGAAAAAAAATATGAAGCAAGATAATTAAGGGACATAAGGAAACCAAATACACACACTTTTTCACCTTTATGTGTGTGAACATTATATTATCCTATCCTTCCATAAGAGCCACTGATCCATTCAATTCCTTGTATCTTTTCCTATGATAACCCTTTTCTTCCGTCCACCATCCCTAATGTTTTACCTAATTAATTAGTAGCTTTTCCTCTCTTCTAATTAAAAATTCTAGTAATTACATAACTTCTAAATAGTTCTAAATAGTTCATGGCGTTTAAAGTAAGTTTCAAGAATATACAGTAGATACTTAATATTATACTAGCCTAAGACCCCACGACTTTCGCGGGTGGCTAAACACCAACTAAAcatataaaataatttaaacgtaGAACCGTTAAACTTTGATTGTTAAACCTAATATTTTGAGACACTTGAGCACGTCCCAAAAGTACATCGACATAATATTCGTTACACATTAAGTTTTTGTAAACAaaacatatatagtaataattgtTCCAAAACTGTTACCACACATACGACATGCTTGGTAACGATATTAGTTGTTTACTTCTGACGCTATCTGTCCATAGATACATCACCTAGGGGTTCGGATTAAGAATTCCAACATGTTTTGATCCCTATAATATCGCAGCAAAAACTGAGCTCCATTTTCCAACCCAGCCTGCAACATTTTCCAACGTGCCGTTTCTTGCCGGATCTCTAGTGTCATTGAAAACCCGTCTTCAGTTTGAACTACCATCTCATCAAGGACAGACATATCTACATTTGCTGCAAATGCCTTTGGGAACCGCTGCATTACAGTCcgataaaataaacaaattaaaaaactAATAAACAAAATACAAACTTCAAAGCGTtacataatattaaaataaagcaTTTAGAGTATGAAAAACTTACAAAACGAAATGATGGACACCATGTTAGTTCGTATTGGTTGGCTTGATGAACAATGGCCGGAATATGTGGAACGTCAACAAAGTCTGGTTCCAACACAGGATCCGCTACAATGACTGGCACATCATGTTCAACGTCTACAATGTCATCTTCCATGTCTTGATTTTCGTCGTCTAATAACAAA
This genomic interval carries:
- the LOC110902825 gene encoding uncharacterized protein LOC110902825, which gives rise to MDVSEDLLLDDENQDMEDDIVDVEHDVPVIVADPVLEPDFVDVPHIPAIVHQANQYELTWCPSFRFRFPKAFAANVDMSVLDEMVVQTEDGFSMTLEIRQETARWKMLQAGLENGAQFLLRYYRDQNMLEFLIRTPR